A genomic segment from Colletotrichum higginsianum IMI 349063 chromosome 5, whole genome shotgun sequence encodes:
- a CDS encoding CHCH domain-containing protein: protein MASRRPQFNQQVQVDTTPLPDDIPKVKEVGASSAPLLSASYFIGARCREYNDDFMQCKTENPGRGEFDCLKEGRRVTRCASSVLKDINTHCLEQFKAHWTCIENRNHQLYQCRPAEWKLNKCVYENLKLEKNIPNQRPGVTPVELRPHMIYADQAINTLEGKPFIPPSKAEGSKQAS, encoded by the exons atGGCGTCCCGACGGCCTCA ATTCAACCAGCAGGTCCAGGTCGACACGACCCCCCTGCCCGACGACATccccaaggtcaaggaggtcGGCGCCAGCTCCGCGCCCCTTCTGTCCGCCTCCTACTTCATCGGCGCCCGGTGCCGCGAATACAATGACGACTTCATGCAGTGCAAGACCGAGAACCCGGGCCGCGGCGAGTTCGACTGCCTGAAGGAGGGCCGGAGGGTCACGAGATGTGCCTCTAGCGT GCTGAAGGACATCAACACCCACTGCCTCGAGCAGTTCAAGGCTCACTGGACCTGCATCGAGAACCGCAACCACCAGCTCTACCAGTGCCGACCGGCCGAGTGGAAGCTGAACAAGTGTGTCTACGAGAACCTG AAACTCGAGAAGAACATTCCCAACCAGCGTCCCGGCGTCACCCCCGTCGAGCTCCGCCCCCACATGATCTACGCCGACCAAGCCATCAACACCCTCGAGGGCAAGCCCTTCATCCCGCCGTCAAAGGCCGAGGGCAGCAAGCAGGCGTCGTAA